The Sphingomonas sp. LY54 genome includes a region encoding these proteins:
- a CDS encoding serine hydrolase domain-containing protein, which produces MLKLFCAALLALVALPAVAQPVPDRIAAAVPEIDRLFADFHQTSHAPGLVYGIVADGRLVHVRAFGVQDLKAKRPVTQDSLFRIASMSKAFTALAVLKLRDDGKLALDDLAEKHVPELRAWRYPTADSPRIRVRDLLNHTAGFVTDDPWGDRQQVMTEAAFTAMLKQGVPFTRAPGTAFEYSNFGYALLGRIVTNVSGMPYDRYIATAIQRPLGTASTGYEVRDWPIERRSIGYRWENEAWSEEPTMRHGVFGAMGGVQTSASDYAKWMGFLLSAWPARDGAETGPVRRATVREMAQGSNFARLRQRFGTTPVTQASAYGMGLIAAQDPDLGATLSHGGGYPGYGSHMVLLTDHGVGIFVFSNRTYNGGSGAAWDAAMVLHKAGALVARPQPVSASLATAYRAAGKAFAAGDIAPARKLLAMNFLMDRSADNWRRELARLKKEVGECDTAAPIVPTGALSGTFQWRCATGRLDGTLLLAPTDPAGIQALRLSIAAP; this is translated from the coding sequence ATGCTGAAACTATTCTGCGCCGCTTTGCTGGCATTGGTGGCGCTTCCGGCCGTGGCGCAACCGGTGCCCGATCGCATTGCGGCCGCCGTTCCCGAGATCGACCGCCTCTTCGCCGACTTCCACCAGACGTCGCATGCGCCGGGCCTGGTCTACGGCATCGTCGCCGACGGTCGACTCGTGCATGTGCGGGCCTTCGGCGTTCAGGACTTGAAGGCGAAGCGTCCGGTGACCCAGGACAGCCTGTTCCGCATCGCCTCCATGTCCAAGGCCTTCACGGCGCTGGCCGTGCTGAAGCTGCGCGACGATGGTAAATTGGCGCTCGACGATCTCGCCGAGAAGCATGTCCCGGAGCTGCGAGCATGGCGATACCCGACGGCGGATTCGCCGCGCATCCGTGTCCGCGACCTGCTCAATCACACCGCCGGCTTCGTCACCGACGATCCGTGGGGCGATCGCCAGCAGGTCATGACCGAGGCCGCGTTCACGGCGATGCTGAAGCAGGGCGTGCCGTTCACCCGCGCGCCCGGCACCGCCTTCGAATATTCGAATTTCGGCTACGCCTTGCTGGGGCGCATCGTCACCAACGTCTCGGGCATGCCTTACGACCGCTATATCGCAACGGCGATCCAGCGGCCGCTCGGCACGGCATCGACCGGCTATGAGGTGCGTGACTGGCCGATCGAACGGCGGTCGATCGGCTATCGCTGGGAGAACGAGGCCTGGTCGGAGGAGCCGACCATGCGCCACGGCGTGTTCGGCGCGATGGGCGGCGTCCAGACCAGCGCGAGCGACTATGCCAAGTGGATGGGCTTCCTGCTGTCGGCTTGGCCGGCGCGCGACGGCGCCGAGACCGGGCCGGTGCGCCGCGCCACCGTGCGCGAGATGGCGCAAGGGTCCAACTTCGCCCGTCTGCGCCAGCGCTTCGGCACCACCCCTGTCACGCAGGCGTCGGCTTACGGCATGGGCCTGATCGCGGCACAGGATCCGGACCTCGGCGCAACCCTCAGCCACGGCGGAGGCTATCCGGGCTACGGCTCGCACATGGTGCTGCTGACCGACCACGGGGTCGGCATCTTCGTCTTTTCCAACCGCACCTATAATGGCGGATCGGGGGCGGCCTGGGATGCGGCGATGGTTCTGCACAAAGCCGGAGCGCTCGTCGCGCGGCCGCAGCCGGTCAGCGCCTCGCTGGCGACCGCTTATCGGGCGGCGGGCAAAGCATTCGCCGCCGGCGACATCGCTCCCGCGCGCAAGCTGCTGGCGATGAATTTCCTGATGGACCGCTCGGCCGACAATTGGCGGCGCGAGCTGGCGCGGCTCAAGAAGGAGGTTGGCGAATGCGACACCGCGGCTCCGATCGTCCCCACCGGCGCCTTGTCCGGCACGTTCCAGTGGCGCTGTGCGACCGGGCGGCTCGATGGGACGCTGCTGCTGGCGCCCACAGATCCGGCGGGAATCCAGGCGCTGAGGCTTTCCATCGCTGCGCCTTAG
- the trmD gene encoding tRNA (guanosine(37)-N1)-methyltransferase TrmD has product MTFAATILTLYPEMFPGPLGQSLAGRALAEGTWSLDTVQIRDFATDKHRSVDDTPAGGGAGMVMRADVLARAVDDVLERQPAAAMLAMTPRGRPLTQALVRSLAEGPGVSILCGRFEGIDERLFEARPIVPVSIGDYILSGGETAAIVLLDACVRLLPGVMGAPTSGEEESFEGGLLEYPHYTRPPMWEGRAIPEVLRSGDHAKIAAWRHARAVDDTRSRRPDLMERHGDAPRQSPSGARREDEG; this is encoded by the coding sequence ATGACTTTCGCCGCCACCATTCTCACCCTCTATCCGGAGATGTTCCCGGGACCGCTCGGCCAGAGCCTGGCCGGGCGCGCTCTGGCGGAGGGCACCTGGTCGCTGGACACCGTGCAGATCCGCGACTTCGCGACCGACAAGCATCGCTCGGTCGACGACACGCCCGCCGGGGGCGGAGCGGGCATGGTGATGCGGGCGGATGTTCTGGCGCGGGCGGTAGACGATGTGCTCGAGCGGCAGCCGGCGGCGGCGATGCTGGCGATGACGCCGCGCGGCCGGCCGCTGACGCAGGCTCTGGTGCGGTCGCTCGCGGAGGGCCCGGGCGTCTCGATCCTGTGCGGCCGTTTCGAGGGCATAGACGAGCGCCTGTTCGAGGCGCGGCCGATCGTGCCGGTCTCGATCGGGGACTATATATTGTCGGGCGGGGAGACGGCGGCTATCGTCCTTCTCGATGCTTGCGTTCGCCTGCTCCCCGGGGTAATGGGCGCGCCGACGAGCGGTGAGGAGGAGAGCTTCGAAGGAGGCCTGCTCGAATACCCTCATTATACCCGACCTCCAATGTGGGAAGGGCGTGCGATCCCTGAAGTGCTGCGATCGGGGGATCACGCGAAGATCGCTGCTTGGCGTCATGCCAGGGCAGTCGACGATACACGGTCACGGCGGCCGGACCTGATGGAGCGTCATGGGGACGCACCCAGGCAGTCGCCCTCTGGCGCGCGGCGCGAAGACGAAGGCTAG
- the rplS gene encoding 50S ribosomal protein L19, producing MNIIQTLEAEAIEQFKSTKSIPEFRPGDTLRVGVRVVEGERTRVQNYEGVCIARANRGLGSSFTVRKISFGEGVERVFPLYSPNIDSIEVVRRGAVRRAKLYYLRGRTGKAARIAERRDTRGDVKATAEG from the coding sequence ATGAACATCATCCAGACCCTCGAGGCCGAGGCCATCGAGCAGTTCAAGTCGACCAAGTCGATCCCCGAATTCCGCCCGGGCGACACGCTCCGCGTCGGCGTCCGCGTCGTCGAAGGCGAGCGCACCCGCGTCCAGAATTACGAAGGCGTCTGCATCGCCCGCGCCAACCGCGGCCTCGGCAGCTCCTTCACCGTCCGCAAGATCTCGTTCGGCGAAGGCGTCGAGCGCGTCTTCCCGCTTTACTCGCCGAACATCGATTCGATCGAGGTCGTGCGCCGCGGCGCCGTTCGTCGCGCCAAGCTCTACTATCTGCGTGGCCGCACCGGTAAGGCCGCTCGCATCGCCGAGCGCCGCGATACCCGTGGCGACGTCAAGGCGACCGCCGAAGGCTAA